The following nucleotide sequence is from Chaetodon auriga isolate fChaAug3 chromosome 19, fChaAug3.hap1, whole genome shotgun sequence.
GCTGTGATACCAAGAACAACCAGCACTGAATGAAAGAAATTGAGAAAAGTGTCACTTTGAATGTAACAGCAACAGTTTTCTCATCAACATTTATATCGTATTGAATGAAAAGTCAGTAAATTTGTTGTTGGAGAAACAAAGATATCCCTGCTGAGTTTATGATCAAATTAAGCTTAGAAGATCAAAAGCCTCCCTAGGATCAGGCTGTTTCGGTGTACTCACTGGCACAGGTGATCTTCTTCTTTTGCTCATTACAGCTGTAGTCATACAACTCAATGTAAGGATTGTCCAGGATGGGCCAGCACTCGGAGTGTTGCATAGCATCACTGTAACACTGGTCATGCACTTGGCAGCACCTACGCGTCAAAAAGCCAAACAAGACAAATTTTGAAACAGACTGGccaagattttctttttatgttgTTGGACTATGAAGCACAGTGACTGAATTGTGACCTGTCCAGATCATCCACAGGTTTGCCGGAGCCTCCTTTTCCGCAGTAGCAGCCATAGTCGGCGTAGTCAAAAATAGGCCAGCTATCAGGCATCATACACAGGATCATGTTTCGAAATTGGGTTAGTGCCCTGTGGTCCAAAGAATGGACTGAAGCACAACAAGGAGACACAATCAGAATTGTATTCATACACTGTTCAATGATGCATCTGTTCATAACAGCTTTAGTCAAGTTGCACTCACCAGCAGAGAGGCTTGCAGCCAAGAGAAACAGAACCTGGAGGGTATTCATCCTGTAGGTCAGAGGGCCAGTCACACAGTCGCTCTCACTCTAACATCAGGTCCTCTTAATATATATCAAGCATGCGACCTTGACCCAGCTGTTCATACTAAACAGTTTCACACGCCCCGTGATGCACTCGCACTCTCTGCGAACATTTCCAAAGCCTGAGCCTTGTCATTTGAATGCGTTTGATGTCTAGACTAGAGTTGCTCTGCCTTGGGGTTAGGGATCCATGTTGTGGGAGGGAGGACTAAAATAGGATTACAAGTTATGTTCCAGAGTTTGGTGGAAATTTCTAGAACAAAGTGAATTCAGCAAAGCAGCTCTGTCAG
It contains:
- the LOC143338194 gene encoding phospholipase A2-like — translated: MNTLQVLFLLAASLSAVHSLDHRALTQFRNMILCMMPDSWPIFDYADYGCYCGKGGSGKPVDDLDRCCQVHDQCYSDAMQHSECWPILDNPYIELYDYSCNEQKKKITCASKNNACEMFICECDRKAAECFARTPWIPEHEHLPSDRCQ